From one Dermacentor andersoni chromosome 1, qqDerAnde1_hic_scaffold, whole genome shotgun sequence genomic stretch:
- the LOC126543827 gene encoding uncharacterized protein produces MSTEMETSIVRDPANSGVSQMCVEIQGEEISSEEFNDDADWSHVGRRMKTLAGQGTAARQSRPTTKNFARNVKASVTRAARMPDALPREETKVIVRPRGGLARTQTATVASAIMTAANVSREDGAADTFCPNLQQNIMVVSTPDDIRASRYAEIKSICIGGMEHVVGAYQTAPYGTVKGIIRGIPIEDSTAAIDRNIVNSRNPLALGAKRIGSSTTVIVAFKGLKVPNYVCYGPVLTKCSLCRKQFDVCKQCGKVGHRRDVCPNPHVRACFACGTVDPKEDHRCTPTCRLCGGPHLTGDKVCKNRFKVPYVVTRRQWERKMAEQQAQQQQRASLRAEEFPSLMSATATPAGPAGRRASRSVSKRRASESRQRSLSCKRSQSRDRVSWADAARHCAKKAQGGATTTTTSNTATTTAATKTISTSKTIDGNNNSKTREDEAMRTLKEANEALRRKNNELETKVSRQEATISKMANEIVEIKKLLTTRSTNNETPQAVSCEPTPSISSAVPSTSAEKEPATKRRAIENLKERKLNDRVDNLKDKVDQIEEHLDGLEDYIKTTFIKMINDSKKAVLQQHITQVAGKPDIITIQETRTDAVSLPGYRVHVKSPKVSGGRGICTLVRKGLTFIEDELHNSKIEYTLIEVVTGKKQKNSTFLLNVYSSPSHWKPKFKTLLHRASTVEGTHRLVACGDFNAAHPAWGYNKQLAKGRDLFQDTLDLGFTLITDPTDPTRIGNSVSRGTTPDLTFVKNDEKGNISWCNTGSELGSYHYIVEVIIPEEVKASEDTRKHNFTDWDAFRSLLPTEMEEIDNIEEWSAHIAGKAKEATKIIETDEQVDKVDSHLAHLFEAKQSILNRWKKQRLNRRLRKKVAGLNRVIEVHCRLLCTQQWNEICNAADGQMHCGKTWNLMRHLLDETKTKSHQRDRLAKIIHRAVKENGETEVIRRINSKYLPVTPTERHPEYGGQANEKLDRDISVEEVRAALHELNSKSAAGPDHISNRALKNLSDVAIENLTGYYNKCWSTGSLPQQWKTAKTILIPKPGKPPNTDNLRPISLTSCVGKVLEHVLMCRWQDYLEESGLYPTTIIGFRRSLGTQDAMILLKKDIIDDDTPTKDNKAILGLDLQSAFNKAKHSAILAQVSRLNMGARTYNYIKDFLTGRTTELCAGDLRLQEKRLGSVGTPQGSVISPLLFNLVMIGVAKRLSRVEGVRHTIYADDITLWVPGGSDGHIESTLQEAVDAIEDQLNGSGLICSLSKSELLVLPPKYVRRNKSEARDYEAIKIVTRNGHVIPEVDKIRVLGMIIDKRRGDSATISRLTAKITNAIRLIRRVANCKAGMKEESLIRLVHSFVISHVTYVAAFHNWMQCERNKTNALIRRAYKAALGLFECTNTNKLLSLGVHNTLEEIAQAQPTAQLERLSMTEAGRRILQYLGFTPGAKTASSDISVPDGTRRRILVDLIPRNMNPEYNKKRRAARAKALIDFHAKDEHARFVDAAEYQGDCAAFVATVIEASSGATRVAASLRVREACQAEEVAIALPIADPGCQTVLCDSRSAVRNYAKGKVCGEAVRVLCSADLQRENRYARIKWFPAHAGNDASEKHDNHNETAHAVARALTNRAAATDRPTWCSAKDRMTTFNELTQFHRLARRTFPPPHPGLSRAEALLFRQLQTGSLPTPVLMTHLYPKLYVSDVCRVCQRERATLTNSLWDCTKFPDEASTSTTIPPRLAAAAECYDHESQTWAVQQVSAALERQRPSETDGTLPLRATDRGSNTRWS; encoded by the exons ATGTCGACCGAGATGGAGACGTCCATTGTTCGGGACCCGGCGAATTCCGGCGTTAGCCAGATGTGTGTTGAAATTCAAGGGGAAGAAATTTCTTCCGAGGAATTCAACGACGATGCAGactggtcgcacgtaggccggcGTATGAAGACCTTGGCCGGCCAGGGGACTGCCGCTCGCCAGTCAAGACCTACGACGAAGAACTTTGCCAGGAACGTGAAAGCTTCGGTGACGAGGGCAGCAAGGATGCCGGACGCTCTACCGAGGGAGGAGACCAAGGTGATAGTGCGGCCTCGGGGAGGCCTCGCGAGGACTCAGACCGCCACCGTGGCATCAGCCATCATGACGGCGGCGAACGTATCAAGGGAGGACGGAGCAGCGGACACCTTCTGCCCCAACTTGCAACAAAACATCATGGTGGTGAGTACCCCCGACGATATACGTGCTTCACGTTACGCCGAGATAAAATCGATCTGCATTGGTGGCATGGAACACGTGGTTGGCGCATATCAAACCGCGCCATATGGCACCGTTAAAGGCATTATTAGAGGTATCCCAATAGAGGACTCCACGGCCGCGATCGACCGGAACATTGTTAACTCGAGAAATCCCTTGGCACTTGGTGCGAAGAGGATTGGTAGCTCGACCACAGTCATCGTGGCTTTCAAGGGCCTGAAGGTCCCGAATTACGTGTGCTATGGTCCCGTTCTCACCAAGTGCAGCCTATGTCGAAAACAATTCGATGTATGTAAGCAGTGCGGAAAGGTGGGCCACCGCCGCGACGTTTGTCCAAACCCTCACGTGAGGGCTTGCTTTGCTTGCGGGACCGTTGACCCCAAGGAAGACCATAGATGTACCCCCACTTGCAGATTGTGCGGAGGGCCACATCTGACCGGTGACAAGGTTTGCAAGAATAGGTTCAAGGTCCCATACGTAGTTACAAGGAGACAATGGGAGCGCAAGATGGCCGAACAGCaagcgcagcagcaacaacgagcATCTCTCAGAGCTGAGGAATTTCCATCGCTGATGTCAGCAACCGCAACACCTGCCGGCCCAGCTGGTCGCCGAGCGTCACGTTCTGTCTCGAAGCGCAGGGCCAGCGAGAGTAGACAGCGTAGCCTTAGCTGTAAGCGATCGCAGTCACGTGACCGCGTGAGCTGGGCCGATGCAGCAAGGCACTGTGCCAAGAAAGCACAGGGGggtgccaccaccaccaccacctccaataCCGCAACGACCACCGCAGCGACGAAGACCATTAGCACCAGCAAGACCATCgatggcaacaacaacagcaagacgAGGGAAGACGAGGCGATGAGAACGTTGAAGGAAGCCAACGAGGCACTCAGGCGCAAAAACAACGAGCTCGAGACGAAAGTCAGTAGGCAAGAGGCCACTATTAGCAAGATGGCAAACGAGATCGTGGAAATCAAGAAGCTTCTGACGACCCGTTCCACCAATAACGAAACGCCCCAAGCGGTATCATGTGAACCCACACCCAGCATCAGCAGCGCTGTACCATCAACATCCGCTGAGAAGGAACCGGCTACCAAGAGACGagcgatcgagaacctgaaggAGCGCAAGCTCAACGACCGGGTGGACAACCTGAAAGACAAGGTCGACCAAATCGAGGAACACCTCGACGGGCTCGAAGATTATATTAAGACAACGTTCATCAAGATGATTAACGACAG CAAGAAGGCAGTCTTGCAGCAACACATAACACAAGTAGCAGGCAAGCCCGATATAATCACGATACAAGAGACTCGCACTGATGCAGTGTCGCTACCCGGTTATCGGGTACACGTCAAGTCTCCGAAGGTCAGCGGCGGTAGAGGAATATGCACATTGGTTCGCAAGGGACTCACCTTCATTGAGGACGAGTTGCACAATAGTAAAATTGAATACACTCTCATCGAGGTCGTTAcgggcaagaaacaaaagaacagcaccTTTCTGCTTAACGTCTACAGTAGCCCTTCACACTGGAAGCCAAAATTCAAGACGCTCcttcacagagccagcaccgtggAGGGGACTCACAGGCTCGTcgcctgcggggacttcaacgcggcaCACCCGGCATGGGGATATAACAAGCAATTGGCCAAGGGGCGAGACCTGTTCCAAGACACATTAGACCTGGGcttcaccctcatcacagacccgactGATCCTACAAGGATTGGGAACTCTGTGTCCAGGGGTACgacgccggacctcacgttcgtgaaGAACGACGAGAAGGGGAATATCTCCTGGTGCAACACGGGGTCAGAGCTCGGCAGCTACCACTACATCGTAGAGGTCATCATACCGGAAGAGGTCAAGGCCTCGGAGGACACCAGAAAACACAATtttacggattgggatgccttccgtaGCCTGTTACCAACGGAGATGGAGGAAATCGACAACATAGAAGAATGGTCAGCCCACATCGCGGGGAAGGCCAAGGAGGCGACCAAAATCATAGAAACGGATGAGCAGGTCGACAAGGTTGACAGCCACCTCGCGCATTTATTCGAAGCAAAGCAATCTATCCTAAACAGATGGAAGAAGCAACGACTAAATCGGCGCCTAAGGAAGAAGGTGGCGGGGCTGAATCGCGTCATCGAAGTTCATTGTCGGCtgctctgcacgcaacagtggaacgaaatCTGTAATGCTGCGGACGGGCAGATGCATTGCGGCAAAACCTGGAACTTGATGCGGCATCTGCTCGACGAGACTAAAACAAAATCCCACCAACGCGACCGCCTCGCAAAGATCATTCACAGAGCAGTCAAAGAAAACGGGGAAACTGAAGTAATCAGACGCATAAACAGCAAGTACCTTCCGGttacacccacggaaaggcatcccGAGTACGGCGGTCAAGCCAACGAGAAGCTTGACCGTGACATCAGCGTCGAGGAGGTGCGAGCGGCCCTGCacgaactaaacagcaagtcggcggccggccccgatcacatctcgaacagagcgctcaagaacctcagcgatgtggccatcgaaaacctcaccggttactacaacaagtgctggagtacggggtcactgccccagcagtggaagactgccaagaccatcctcatccccaaaccaggcaagccgccgaacacggacaacctccggcccatctcgttaacgtcctgcgtgggcaaggtgttggagcacgtcctcatgtgtaggtggcaggactacctggaggagtcgggactataccccaccacgatcatcgggtttcggcgttccctcggcacccaagacgcgatgattctgttgaagaaagatatCATTGACGATGACACCCCAACGAAAGACAACAAGGCTATTCTGGGGCTGGATCTGCAGAGCGCCTTCAACAAGGCGAAGCACTCTGCGATCctagcccaggtgtccagactcaacatgggcgcaagaacgtacaattacatcaaggactttctgacggggcggactaccgagctctgcgccggcgatctacggctccaagagaagaggctcggcagtgtcgggaccccccagggctcggtcatctcgccgttgttattcaacctcgttatgatcggggtggccaagcgactctctcgcgtcgagggcgtccggcacaccatctacgccgatgacatcacgctgtgggttccgggaggcagcgatggtcacattgagagcacgctgcaagaagccgtcgacgcgatcgaagaccagctgaacggttccggtttgatctgctcactgagcaagtcagaactgctggtgttaccaccgaagtacgtcagacgtaacaagagcgaagcgagggattacgaggccatcaagatcgtgacgaggaacggccacgtgatcccggaggtcgacaaaatccgggtgctcggcatgattatagacaagcgacggggcgACAGCGCGactatttcccgccttacagccaagattaccaacgcaatacgtctcatcagacgggtcgccaactgcaaggccgggatgaaggaggaaagcttgattcgtcttgtgcactccttcgtaatcagccacgtcacctacgttgccgccttccacaactggatgcaatgtgaaaggaataaaaccaacgccctgatacgccgagcttacaaggcggcgctcggactattcgagtgtacgaacaccaacaagctcctgagcctgggggtacacaataccctcgaggaaattgcgcAAGCGCAACCGACCGCCCAGCttgagcggctctctatgaccgaagccggcaggcgcatacttcaatacttgggcttcacgcccggagcgAAAACGGCGAGTAGCGACATTTCTGTCCCGGACGGAACCCGGCGCCGGATTCTGgtggacctcatcccgagaaacatgaacccggagtataacaagaagagaagagcggcgagggccaaggccctcatcgactttcacgccaaggacgagcacgcaaggttcgtggatgcggcagaataccagggagactgcgcggcgttcgtagctaccgtcatcgaggcgtcgtccggcgcgacgagggtagcggcgagcttacgggtccgcgaggcgtgtcaggcggaggaggtggccattgccctgcccattgccgaccccgggtgccagacggtgttgtgcgattcgcgaagtgcagtgcggaattatgcaaagggcaaagtgtgtggtgaggctgtgcgcgttctgtgctcggctgacctgcaacgagagaatCGGTATgctagaatcaagtggttcccggcgcacgcgggcaacgatgcgtccgagaagcacgataaccacaacgagacggcacacgcagtggcgcgagcgctaaccaaccgcgccgctgcaaccgaccgtccaacgtggtgtagtgccaaggaccgcatgacgacgttcaacgaacttacacagttccaccgcctggctcgaaggactttcccacccccgcacccggggctaaGCCGAGCGGAGGCgctgctgttcagacaattgcaaactggttctttacccaccccagtgttaatgactcatctatacccgaaattatatgtgagtgatgtgtgccgcgtgtgccagcgggagagggccaccctgacgaacagcctatgggattgcaccaagtttcccgatgaagcttcgacaagtacaacgattccgccgcgactcgcggctgcggcggaatgctacgaccacgaaagccaaacctgggccgtccagcaggtctcggcggctcttgaaagacaaaggccgagcgaaaccgacggaacgttgcccctcagggcgaccgaccgcgggagtaacacgcgctggagttga